The window ATTCAGGCAGAGTGGAGTCCAAACCGAAATATGTAATTTATGCTGATTAAAAGTCTTCAGAGAAATGTTAGTTACTCAATCTTTCTTTCAGAATGTGCTGCAGATGCCAGATTAAGGATGATATATAGTTTTTACGTTGGGGCGGCTTAGGAGGCGGATTCCTCGATGAATTCCCACCAGTCCTTTTCGTATCCCTCCCGAACGTGGCAGAGAAGGACATGGCGCCGCTTCTGGCAGTAGTGGGAAAGGTCGAGTACCTTCTGCTTAATCTCGTACAGATTCTTGACGGTTATCTCCCGCTCTAGACACTCGGAAATTTTCTCGGTGGCCATCTCCATGTCGCGCTGGTTATCCTCAAAGATGATCTTCTGGTTGTTATTCCTCAGATAAAAGGCAAACACGTAGCTGTACATCAGGGTGGACCGGCACTGGCATAGGACATCCACAGCGTCTCGCAGGAACTGTACCTCGATCCAGCTCATCTCCTCCTGCATGTCATCCATCTTGGCCTGTACATTGGCATACAGCTTGTGCTCCATCCGCATGCTCTGCATGTGGTTCATGTAGCGGTTGTAATAGTGCAGATATCTGGCCATGGAGGAGCGATAAATCTGCTGGGCCAAGCGGGCCTGCTTGGCCTCCTCCTCATCGAAGCGGTTGCAACTGTACCAAGAAGAGCCATGCGGCTCCCAGGAGCCCAAGCACACCCAACAGAAGTCGTAACGGCAGGAGGGATTCTTACAGACCATGTGGTTGCAGCCGCCGTCCTTCTCGATCGTCACATTGCACTTGGGGCACTCCTTGGTGTGTTGCGCAATCCAGTTGGAGGTCTCCGAATCCTCGAGGCACTTCTTCAGCCACTTCTTTAGCCAGCTGCAGCTGGCCGGCTCGTGCCAGTTCTCGCCGCATCCGAAGCAAAACTGATGGCCGCACTTGCACTTGACGGCCCGCGGCTCGGTGTAATTGGCCTTAATCGCATGGGTGCAATTGGGGGCCGGGCACCAGCGCATCAGCATGTTGCACTCGACGAAGGTGTTGGTGATCAAATGCTGGTATCGCTCCACGACCTCCGAATCGTCGGCCAGCTTCAGGAAGGACACGTAGTCGACAAGGATGTCACAGTCGGCGGCCGGACAGGTGATGGTGTGGGCCAGACCCTCGGAGCAGGTCTTATTGGCCAGATACTGCTTCCAGCAGTCAACGCAGAAGCTGTGGCCGCAGCCCAGGCCCTTCAGCTCTGCACAAGGACAGTAACAGATGCCGCAAAGCCGCTCCTCGCAGGTGCAGTTTGAGGAGGTGCAAACGGCTCCGCTTGGGTTCTCCTCCTCGAGCTGCTCGAAAGGATTTACCACTTGGGCCCGATGGAAGAAGTCTTCCGGGCTACTCTCGAAATAGTTCTCAAACAAACGCTCTTTGTCCCACTTGAAGTGATTGAGAATGATCCTGGTTACTTGAGGTGACAGGTTGAGAACATTGTTCACCTCGTCGATGATGTTACGCTGATCCTGGACGATCTGCTCCACCGAGAGGACATTGTAGACAAAGTCATCGGCCTCTTGGTTGCGTTTGTGGCGCTCTGGCAAGACGATTTCGGTGCATGTGTCCTCGTCGCTATCATAGTTAGAGCAGCTCATAAAGGAAGATGGACTGTGGCTGTGCATCGATCGATGCGAGTCACCGTGGTCCTCGTCGCTGTACTCCTCCTCACTATTCATTATGTTGCATCAAGATTTCGGCTAGAATTCTATCACTCAGATGGTCACGGATTTTAAGTCACCAGTCAAGTGGGGCTGACACATTGAACGAATCtttttatcactaaaattCTTGACAACGCAACAACAATGAATGACAGCACCAACTTCTATCAGAGCACTTTTACGTATCCGTTGTGTGAAATCGATTGGAATATTGAACACTTTCGATGTGATGAAATGTTGTGTGTTCTTCGTATTTCTACTGAAGACTGACCTATTCCCTGACACTGGACGAATTTTCCTACTTTCAATGGCACTGACGTTCTTTTCACAGCATTCTGCTAACTATTTTTGGTTGACATTTTTTCAAACTCCTACTTGATGAGACTCATTGGTTCAAAGATGGCTACCTAAGACTTTGGTCACACCTTAATAATCTCTAGAAAATATATGTAA of the Drosophila ananassae strain 14024-0371.13 chromosome 2R, ASM1763931v2, whole genome shotgun sequence genome contains:
- the LOC6493462 gene encoding E3 ubiquitin-protein ligase ariadne-1 — encoded protein: MNSEEEYSDEDHGDSHRSMHSHSPSSFMSCSNYDSDEDTCTEIVLPERHKRNQEADDFVYNVLSVEQIVQDQRNIIDEVNNVLNLSPQVTRIILNHFKWDKERLFENYFESSPEDFFHRAQVVNPFEQLEEENPSGAVCTSSNCTCEERLCGICYCPCAELKGLGCGHSFCVDCWKQYLANKTCSEGLAHTITCPAADCDILVDYVSFLKLADDSEVVERYQHLITNTFVECNMLMRWCPAPNCTHAIKANYTEPRAVKCKCGHQFCFGCGENWHEPASCSWLKKWLKKCLEDSETSNWIAQHTKECPKCNVTIEKDGGCNHMVCKNPSCRYDFCWVCLGSWEPHGSSWYSCNRFDEEEAKQARLAQQIYRSSMARYLHYYNRYMNHMQSMRMEHKLYANVQAKMDDMQEEMSWIEVQFLRDAVDVLCQCRSTLMYSYVFAFYLRNNNQKIIFEDNQRDMEMATEKISECLEREITVKNLYEIKQKVLDLSHYCQKRRHVLLCHVREGYEKDWWEFIEESAS